The sequence below is a genomic window from Bombus huntii isolate Logan2020A chromosome 13, iyBomHunt1.1, whole genome shotgun sequence.
ttcattaaaatgtttaatttaataaattaggAAAAATGTCTCTGTGGcttttttttgatattttgtcatcaaatttttaaattggatCCAATTACAGTCGCAGTGAACTTTCTTTAAAACTTTCTGTGtttcaagaaaaattttagcataaaattgaaacaatGACTGTTTCATACTTTCTTGGAACttcgaaaattttttaaatgatgGAAATAACAATTAGACCGAAAATGCCtatttatatagtatattctctttaatttttctaataagttCTAAAAACTAATTCTTTCTTATTTGTCATTTCTTATCACTGGGTTTCTGTCCTTTTATACGCGAAAACTTAAATAGAGAGAACTTCTTTTTGAGGATACCAAGAAAATATCCCTTGAATTCTGGACGATCTTCCTTATGAAATTCAGATTACATCGGCAATATATTTTAACTCTACATGTGTTCCATTTATTCGATTCCGTGTCCTTTTGAGAAcacataaatttttatagaCCGCAGAGGACAGTTCTTGCTTGATACTTACATACctttattataaattgtgAACGAAAGGAAAGCAATTCCTTTGAATAATTCTCTTAGTATTTCCTTTGCAAATAATCAGTAAAGAAGGATTCAATTtagtaatttcaatttattcctCTTTCAGCGTGGAGATATGTGATATTGAACAATAGTCTACGTTTCGAATAGGGATCATGATTGCTTCGAGAAATAGAGGATCCTAATTACTCAATTCCGTAACAGCGAACGATGTCGTGATATAATGCATATCCATCACGAATGCAAACTGTCTCGTAGTAAACTGACACAGCGATACCTCCGCGATATCGCCCTCAAGAAAATTGAATTCTAAAGAGCTTATCGTTTAAAACCTCCGCAATATTAGGTGCTTGTAGCGCTGTATTTCCTTCTAAAATTAATCTAAAATgtaaaaaacgttagaaattCGATGactattaaacatttttatagaaCCAGTTAATTTTTTgagaatttaattttgattaaGTTATgatcaaaattttatttattaattgttaattaatgaTGAAACAAGACACGACATACTAAAATTGCAATCGGTTTTATCagatacaaataaatttatcgtaCATGCAATCAATAACTTGTTACTGTATTTGTGTTAATAACTTACGACTTTACAATGTTTAATATATAGCATTGAGCACAGAAGGATTAAGCTTCGAGATTACAATAAGTTCCATGatcatttaaaaattgaaagctCCATTATGAATATTTCCAGGTAATCTATGTAGAATGCATTAAAACATGATAATAATTCTGAATGTATGTTAATAATCTTCAAAGTAAAATTCTGTAGTAGCGGCAAATTGAAGGAGACTTAATAGTCTATCGTGTCTTTCgtgtttttaatttcatcatcATTAATTTCACATGCtattcgttcaattttctatttatttcatgCACTTCGTCTATTAAAGAGCTATATAATGGTACACCACAAAAAAGTTCCTATATGTCTCTCAACCATCATTACGGTAGCTCGTAAAGGTACTTGTATTTTTCATAAGCATTTAGGTATATGTTACgtgtgttatataaaacatttggAAGTTTTGAGTCTTATTagaatgctaatgaaatttcatgcTTCGTATGACACATATTAATACATTTATGAAAagtgtgaaaaatttatctaaaattctatgaaaatgTTCAACTACTTTTGTGTATTTTCGTTAGTACAGTAGATTATTCTTTCGCCTGTACCATCCGTCGCGATGTAATAATCTGCTGTTGTATTGTTCAGGGAAAAGAGTGTACAAGAACGTAAGAGATGAAGAAAATTTAACCCTTGAACCGTAGAGGTGGGTATTTCATGTCTAAGTTATTTTTACCGAGTCGAGTTGCTCGCAAGGGAGCAGGTAGAAAACCTTCTCAGCCCCCTGcctaaaaaaattatttgataaaagATTTATGATAACCTTAATCCAAAACATTTGAAGATATTATAGGAATTTTTTGGGATTTTTCTAACAAGTGTTACCCACTGAAAAATGCATCGGACACGAAAGTCGGAGTTAGAGTTATAGTTAGAGTATGGTAAGAACGTTTACAGTCTAAGGGTGAACTTTTGACATTTTGAATTTTCCCGGGAACGGAAATCGTTTATTAGAATCTTTCGTATTCCGGACGTTCAATCACCGCAGAATAAATTTGGTGATCTAAAACTCGGGGCTTCAAGTTATTATCAAATTGTCCAACGTATTACGCGTAGTTTGCTATGCCGATATGCTTACTGGGGCCGATATTTCTACAGTACGAGTGCGTGGAACCCCGATATAAGTCGCCGGGGTTCGATGTATGTGACTTCCTCttttacaaataaaacattaaCATTACATCCTCGTCTCAAATAAAACATTAACATTAACTGTTTATCatattaaattcttattaCGCTGAATGCATTTTACATGTTGAGAATTATGGATCCTAATCGCCGAAATAAATATGTAGAAACTTTCATTACACGTAgagatgataaaataaaaaaatttttgtatttatttaacacCTGATTTACAAGAAAGTACAAAAGATAACAATTACAAGAGCTTCACTGGCGCACCACCTATTCACCCGGGTGTACCTCACAACATTTCAGTATGTGTATGCGAAGGTATGTGTTACTTCCGAAGGAAATACGATAGTTACGCTTTGTTTGCTGTTTATATAGCAACGTACTGCTTTTGCGACAACTAGCGAGAAAACAAATATCTTATAGGCCACCTTGCGACACATCCATGTACTACAAACGCAAGagtacttattatttattacgtcAAAGAGCTACATAACAGTGCATCACAAACAGGTAAAAAGTTCTTTTACGTCTTCCATCCCTTAATTAGCATACTCTGCCTTTTGAGTAGTACTTAATAGCACCATCTAATTCATGTTTTCTACCTGTATAGGTTATATTCGCTTCATGTTATTCGCTACGTTTACTGTATTACCTTTTGTTCGGTAATAACGTGTAGACGAAGCAATATCGCATATATTGTGAAAACACAATAGTAAAAAACTGATTAAAACAACAttgtagaatattttaatctttttcgTAGAATTACGAATAATGGAAATCTTTTATTTCGCTACAATTTTCCAAAGCGAAACTTTCCAAATCAATCCTTTTCTGGCAATAGTATATTAAGAAATCACATATCAAAGAATGCGTTTAAAGAATATagtaaaacattttatttgctCTTCGTTTTCTATTATGAAGCGACATTTTGAGGTTGAAgattgtaaaaaattatagGGATGCAGATCGTCATGTTAAAAAGAGCATCTAATTatggtatatttattttaaccgAAAACAACAATTGATATTTGATACTGGCGTATCAATAACAAAGACTATTTATTCtgtctgtatatttttatcgctGTTAGAAAACGTTGCGAGGACAAGAAAAGTGTGAAGCAagacaaatgaaaaagattatttaattCAAATGGTGAGCGAATGAGTAGTAGAATGAGTCACTATAGTGGCACGTCGTAATGACATTCGCGAAAGCCACTATAGTGGCACATTGTACCTAAGTGGTTAAATCCATAAAGGGAAAAATATCTTCGCTAATGTTTTCGCTTGTTATCGTATACAAAAGATTTTCGAACAATATTTTTAGAGGATGTTGAGTTGAAAGTTTAGCATACCGGATTGTAGGATTATTGTGcacgttaattaaaattttgcgCGTCCCTAATTGTTTTAATCGCCTGTGGAATTACGTACGAATGTCGTATCTTATCTTATTTGGAAAATGCGACTGAATATCCAACAACCttttaatttatctatattataaatatttccataGAATTTTAATCCACGTTACACGGCTGCAAAAATTATCGAAGTGGAAGATTTTAAATAAGacataataaattgaaattttataataaagtgAAATAGCTAaagcaaaagaaaataaacgaaaatttaaaaaattaatgcaACATTTCTATATgtttaatgtaaaaattctCCTAAATTCACAGAATGGTACATAactacataataaaataaaaataaaaaataaaaaaataaaatagtatataATAGCACATAATAGTACACagtaatacatatgtatatttcataAGGATGCAGCAGGAACACAGGATTTAACTTCCAAAGACTCGCTATAAAACTTCTAGGGATTATAGGCTAAAGACATTTGCCTCTCGAAGATCTCATTTTCTCCAAAACTGCTGCAACATGCCCggtgatttttatttaatatcgaTACATCGGTGGTGCAATCGTTATCTCTGTTACACTGTTTCCAGCAATGCAGTTTTACAATTGCCGCATCGCCGTCGTGGTTTGCATTCACACGTAGGAAGCGTGAAACGCTCGTGGAATCTATCAAACCGCTTCGCGGCATCGATCGATGCGTACAAACGGTAAATTAAGACCTTGGCATTGACAAAATATCTGGGTCCGGAGTATATTCCAATGAACGGTGGAACGAAGCTTTGAAATCGTCGTCatatttacttaaaaaaaaaaccaaCCTGATAATTTCACTTGCTAAATCCACTACATCCGACCAAAGaatatagtaataaaaaaaaaattaaaaagatataacaaAGCATCTTTTGCAATGtctgttcgttcgttcgtttatttttgaCTCGACAAAGCTTTCTTTTGCTTGATTTATATAGTAAACACGATCCAGACATTCCACGGGATATAATAAATTAGCATAGAACACGGgagagaaaaagggagaagTTAGGAGAAAGTTGCTGAAATTTCACTGTTGCCTCGGGAAATAGTTCGTTAAGAGACGAAATTTTCCATACAAAATGTCGCGTCCAGGGTAGCTCGTTATTTCTTTGAGTTACTATTCGCGTTAGGCGCCAACTTTTTCCGCTAGGGAGATATGTTCAAGTTTTGTAAAGTATCTTCCTCCAAAAACAAACCCGACTTCGCACGAAGGCTTTAAACTATGAGGTAACGATGGACCGAGACTTGTCCATTCGAAAAGTTTTGTAGGAGAACATAAATGACAGTTgtaattttcgtttcgttttaaaCAAAAGCAAGCTCTCatgttttattcttataataCAACAGAGAGATCTTCCATTCCTCATGACGAATGAAATTAAGTTGAAACGGaggtaaattgaaatttagaGGAATggattatatatttttaatgcgTTAAAAATTTCTAGATCTTTTTAtcttatctatttattttattttattgttatattagaaattaattaaataaaacagaaaatagaatagaatGTTTAGAATAAAAAGCTGTTTTCAATCTCAGAACCAAAGCATAGAAACTCCGTTCAGTTTTTTTagattttctattattattttaatggtTATGAAGATCCGATAACATTTTCTacaatttatgaaaataattcacATGAGTAATCGATCATTTTGTAAAAGACTTACGGAGTGTAATATTTTCATAGTAAATAGAAGATATGcctgtatatattataattctaTGTTATTATAGAACTATGAATTTATCTTAGCAATactttgtttattttataaatgcttaggaattaattaaatttgaaaatcttaCATCTTTTTTCCATTCTCATACCAAATGCTACCATACCATGGGTATAGTCACATTTGATGGAAAATATTGGGAAATACTGCTGACATCGAAAGATCAATTGAGATTGGTTATATTATTTGAAGAAAGAATAGGCAGCTTGTTTTAATTGCTTTTTATCCCTCTTTCAATACCACAAGATTGTTCATATTGactttgatatttatttaaaacttCATCCTTCCGGTTCATGGCCattgttatttatcatttccGAAACAATGGATTCCAAAGTAACAATGTTACGTAATTTtgaatacaatgtattatgTGTAACCTGCATTTGCatatttgcatttttttttcttgttttcgaCACCAGAAAGCAATTGAAGACCAAAGCTGAAAATCGTAATGTcacattttaaaattcagtATGTTAACAACCAGTTCCACCTTAAAGCTATTTTTGCATTTGATTTTGGGATTAAATTTGTGTCTTTGTCCGCTTCacaaacattaaaaaaatgttgataACATTAGTTGCGCAGAGTAATTAACCAAACTAATATTATTCGTTCTTTACAGCATACTGtgaatttgttaataattttcgaaagaattatttcttatagaaataaaagaatctagcagattattccttttttatacTGTTTCATAGTTTTCTTTAGCCATTAAGTGACATGAAAGTTAGAACTTGTCATATTTTTCCCGTGTGGTTTCCAATGGCACTCaataaaatttagattaaacGGTGATTTTATTCAATTGTTGGTAGTCCTTCGTCAGGTTTTCTACTACCAATTTCGACGGAACTTTTCGTATTTGCGAAGTGAATGAAATTAAATGGGATGCAAGCTTCTTCTCTTGTTTCTCATGGAAAGTTGAACCCGAAAGACGAATTTGCCATACGATGTTTCTCCCTTTTAACGCTCTCTTGCGAAGTATTGCTAAAGATATGGAAAAAGTTTCTCGAGAAGTAATTTGTAAGCACTTCTATTTATTACTCGACGAGATAACATTTTCAGGGTCGCTCAGAAGCAGACAAGTTCTGAATAATGTTTCAGCTGCatatctaaaaaataattttttttttcctattCAAATAGAACCAATATCCAAACTCGTAGTTTAATGTAATAATTCTCTTGGTGATTACGAAGATTATCAAAGTTACATATAATTccgtatttataattaaaattattaatacacTTTTTCCAAAAGATTTTCCCGAGCTTAAAGTTTCTTTCGATTCTTAGAAACTCCATGATACGAAATTAGTCGAATCTatctttcgaaatatttcgacatttttatatataattgatCTGCTCTCTATCGATTGTTACACAAATTTTTATCTACCTACAAATGAAGGGTGTGTTtacttaaaaatttctttttctattatcTAATTCACCTAATAACGTTTCATGAAGAATTTATTGATCGAACAtgttttagaaatttctataaagAATCTATTTCAATGCACTTTCAATGCACTTTACATACAGATAATTTAACCAATATCTCCTAATGGAATTGTATCTATAAACGACACTCGCCTAATGGGTCGATGACGTTGATGTAATCAATCGAACCGAATAAACACTTCGAATCTCTAATAAGCTCCATCCGTCAATCACGCTATTAATTACTAATGGTACCGAGTATAAATTAATCAGCAGTCCTCAATCAGTAAACAAATAAACACGTGCATGTACGTACCTTTGATGAAATCTACAGCCATTTCCAAGCCATATGTATCCTTGTCGCAATCGTCGAGAATATGTGCACCAATTTTGACACCGGGCACGATTTCACGATCGTTGAGTGTGTCTAAGGTATACAACATAGCCTCGAGTGCTTGGACACCACCCTGTGGCATCACTGGACCGCAAGTGTAGTAGTCCTCTCTCTCGTGCACCATCATCAAACCACCCAACACTAAATCACCTTCTACCACAGCGCTGTGTTTAACTGGCCACGGAGGTTCCTCCGATTGCAATTTGTGCGAGGAATTATCCATATTACGTAAAGGCACATCTTCCATCGTCACACGAGAGTCTTCGTCATTTGGTTCCAATGACGTGACGATCGTATCGAAACTCAATAACTGATCCTCGTCGTTACTTAACGAAATAGTCGACGTTTCGATGTCCATTTGCATTTGATCGACTTCAGTCGATGAAAGCATTACGTTGTTTGTAGCAAGAAAATAATCCTTTGTAGTTTGATCCATTAAGGTCAGTACGATGGACGAATTCCTCGAGACAAATTTCAATGAATCGTTCAACGTAACTTGCGAAGCGGCAGTTGTATCGTTACCAGCTTCTGACAGCATGGGATCAATGTTTAGGGTCGGAACGTTGTTTTGACCAACCCCATGTTTATTCAGTATCGACGTGGAAGTTTCGCTAACTACCGTGCCCTCGACCTCCATAGTGAAATCACGTCTAAGCTTCGTGGAGGTTCCAATTTTCGACGATCTGGACTTTCGTTCTTTTGAAAAACGATCGTTGATTAGAATTGTGCTCAAGGTGGTAGAATCTTCTGACACTCGATCTTTAGGATTGTCCACGGTCTTTTTTCCCCTTTCGACAGGATTAACGTCTTTCGTAGTTTCATCAGCCAACTCGTCGGCTCCTTTGTCATTTTTCAAGGAAGATCTTATGGTCGGTTCATTAGCCTTAATTTCGTCGATGTTCGTCGGAGTATTTTGATCCAGCAGCTCTATAGGTCTCGAGCCAACAGATTTGTCTTTTCCGAGAACGATTAGGGAACCATTAAGCCGTCGTTGGTTACTTTTTCCTTCGTCGTGCCCGATTGATCTCGATTCCTGGCTGTCTGATACAGAGACCGCTTTATCATTGATTTTACTACTTTTTGAGACCACTTTATCATTGCTTCTACTACTGgtgttttcttcttccttaAAAGTAACGGTTTTAGACACATTTGGTGGTTGAAATGGTATCAAAGACAGCTTCGACTCAGTTTGTTTCTCATTATTTACAAGTAATTGATCAGGCAGTGTATTTACGTTGAAATTCTCGGCCATTTTTCTTCCGTGTTGCATCGTTGACGAGTTACTGAATGGATCGTTAGCGTTCCTTCCGGTAACCTGGAAGAGGCCATTGCTCTTGAAGACAAAGCTTCCTTCGGCTAGACTGTTCATATCGTGCCTTAGATGCGTGGAATTCCTTTGAGCCGTAACCGAGCCGCGTGGTGAATTCACGAATACGTTCTCAGACTCCTTTGTCACGCTACTTAGCGTAGACCTTTCTTCCTCGCCTGTCTGAATAGCGCCTTCCTGGTTCTCGTCAATCTCCGCCCACGACGCGTCTAATTCCATTCCATCAATTAGATCGTTGTTCGAATTCGGACTCATTAACACAGATTCGTTGTTTGAATTTCGAGTGTCCGTGTTTAATCGCGAATTAATTGTGGTAGGTGCTGTTGATGCAAATTTTTGGTTATTTAGCGATTTCTTCAATTCTATTTTGTCAATCGAGTTTACACTTGTGTCTTGGATTGTGGAAGAATATTCATTGCTTGCCTTTAATGTATCCGtctttgaataatttctatttggaATATACGATTTTACCaataatttgtttattgaATCTGGATTTGTATCGTGGTTTATTGAATCAGACTTATTGGTTAATGTGAAGATACTTGTCATTAAGCGTGAATAATTACCTTTTGATGTATTTGCGTCTTCTAATGTTGCTTGGTTAATTAAATCTAGGTGTGAATAAATTTCAACATTTGATTCTTCTAATTTTGTTCTGTTAACTGAAACCGGATTTACATCATCGCCCCTTAAACTGGATTCGTTACtcgatgttaaaatatttgctactaaatttgaataattccCACTCGATGCACTGGATTCTTCCAATTTTGTTCTGTTAATTGAATCTATACTGAAATTATGTCTTTTTGAATGTGATTCACTCCTCAACTTTGAAGTAACTGCGTGTACTTTTGTATTATTTCCATCCAATTCTTCTAACTTGTGTTTCCTTTGATCGATCAAATTTTCTGTGAAATTATCTTGAACCAAATCATACTTCAATTCTTCCACGATATTTCCCTCGTGGTTGTTTATCTCATTCTCCAAAGAACTCTTCATTGTTCCATGGAAAGTAACATTGTCCAAAGTTTCGTCTTCAGGCAATGAATCGGTAGTATCACCGGCTAAAACGAAATTCCTCTTCTCTCGAATCGAAGAAGAATAGGTGCCTTTGTCTCCTAGGTCGTCGTGTCCTATCGTTGATCTCTGTTTCGGCGAGATTCCATTAAATTCGCGTGTATTCTCCGCGTGACGGCGCGCAGCCATTGATTTATGAGACGCTGAATGGTGCCGGAAACCCTCGGCTCTCGAAGAATGATGGTTACCGCGTCCTGTCTTGAATATGTCATTTCGTGGATCGCTATTCGAAAGCCTGGAATCACGTGGGGCATACCGCGGCCCGAGATTTATGTTTCGACTCGGTTTCTTTTTCACATACCGGACCGATCGTCTAAATCTCTTCTTACCATTCTCGCGTCTACCTTTCGATTTTCTTGCAGTAATCAATTTATTCACTTTCAAATTCCCATTTAACTTTCTATTGAGAGAAACGGAAAACACAGAGTAGCCAGTTAAAAATCGTTTCTTAATGACTTTCTGTCTCTCATCTTGGCTCTTTGAATCCTTGAAAGTCTCCCCTGGACTAATATTTGGTATAATTTGCAAGGCATTCGCTTTATCAGATGTTTTTCTTTGATGAGAATCTCTCATTGAACGTTTCCGTTTTTTAACGCCTTTGATCTGCCCTTCGGAAGTCGTCAACGAGTCGTCATCGTGCGAAATCGCCCTGACGTGATCGTAATACGGATATCCTTTGTCCAGCAGCACGCTTCCTCTTCGAATCGCCTCCGTCGTCGTTTTATGTTCTCGCGTCTTAGACGATTCAGGCAGTCTCACGCGGTTGATCCGCCTGGATATGTTCTTTATCGCGCCGCGAGGTATCCAGGAGGATAAACGCGGTTGTTCGGGAATTTCCAAGCTGAGACTGTTCGATCCTTCGGCAACTTGTTCACTAGACTCGCTTGCTCGAACGTTACGAGATCGTTCGTTGGGATCGACGAGTTTGGATTGGCGAAGATCGTCATGGATCGACCAATAGTTATTGAAGTTTTCACCAGGCAGATTTATATCTTTGAGCTTCGTAGCTCGCCGTGTTATTGCTTTCGTCTCGCCTTTCGACAAGATAGTATTTTTCTTATTGATGTGCAAATGAGATTGTAGTGGTGTTGTTGTCGAGGTCGatgattttgatgaaattgGAACTGATGAAGGATTTAAGTATTTCCGCGAGTCTAAAGATGGTT
It includes:
- the LOC126872355 gene encoding uncharacterized protein LOC126872355, with amino-acid sequence MRRNNGWLAVLAVSLLLSILRNSLAGERYPLDYGNAKLPVNHSKTTYGTYNSNKPSLDSRKYLNPSSVPISSKSSTSTTTPLQSHLHINKKNTILSKGETKAITRRATKLKDINLPGENFNNYWSIHDDLRQSKLVDPNERSRNVRASESSEQVAEGSNSLSLEIPEQPRLSSWIPRGAIKNISRRINRVRLPESSKTREHKTTTEAIRRGSVLLDKGYPYYDHVRAISHDDDSLTTSEGQIKGVKKRKRSMRDSHQRKTSDKANALQIIPNISPGETFKDSKSQDERQKVIKKRFLTGYSVFSVSLNRKLNGNLKVNKLITARKSKGRRENGKKRFRRSVRYVKKKPSRNINLGPRYAPRDSRLSNSDPRNDIFKTGRGNHHSSRAEGFRHHSASHKSMAARRHAENTREFNGISPKQRSTIGHDDLGDKGTYSSSIREKRNFVLAGDTTDSLPEDETLDNVTFHGTMKSSLENEINNHEGNIVEELKYDLVQDNFTENLIDQRKHKLEELDGNNTKVHAVTSKLRSESHSKRHNFSIDSINRTKLEESSASSGNYSNLVANILTSSNESSLRGDDVNPVSVNRTKLEESNVEIYSHLDLINQATLEDANTSKGNYSRLMTSIFTLTNKSDSINHDTNPDSINKLLVKSYIPNRNYSKTDTLKASNEYSSTIQDTSVNSIDKIELKKSLNNQKFASTAPTTINSRLNTDTRNSNNESVLMSPNSNNDLIDGMELDASWAEIDENQEGAIQTGEEERSTLSSVTKESENVFVNSPRGSVTAQRNSTHLRHDMNSLAEGSFVFKSNGLFQVTGRNANDPFSNSSTMQHGRKMAENFNVNTLPDQLLVNNEKQTESKLSLIPFQPPNVSKTVTFKEEENTSSRSNDKVVSKSSKINDKAVSVSDSQESRSIGHDEGKSNQRRLNGSLIVLGKDKSVGSRPIELLDQNTPTNIDEIKANEPTIRSSLKNDKGADELADETTKDVNPVERGKKTVDNPKDRVSEDSTTLSTILINDRFSKERKSRSSKIGTSTKLRRDFTMEVEGTVVSETSTSILNKHGVGQNNVPTLNIDPMLSEAGNDTTAASQVTLNDSLKFVSRNSSIVLTLMDQTTKDYFLATNNVMLSSTEVDQMQMDIETSTISLSNDEDQLLSFDTIVTSLEPNDEDSRVTMEDVPLRNMDNSSHKLQSEEPPWPVKHSAVVEGDLVLGGLMMVHEREDYYTCGPVMPQGGVQALEAMLYTLDTLNDREIVPGVKIGAHILDDCDKDTYGLEMAVDFIKGSISNIDGAEYNCNKTAVRKVISGVVGAASSVTSIQVANLLRLFRIPQVSFFSTSPELSNKQRFEYFSRTIPSDHYQVKAMVDIVRNIGWRYVSIIYEESNYGIKAFEELEELLGKYNICIAIKEKLVKDSGVAEEKAYDEIVLKLLTKPRARGCIIFGSDQEVAGVMRAVRRLNVTGAFSWIGSDGWSARGLVSNGNEPEVEGTLSVQPQANPVKGFEEYFLNLTVENNRRNPWFVEFWEDHFQCKYPNSSVTPYNTKYTKPCTTKERLTKQNTAFEDQLQFVSDAVMAFAYAFRDMHKDLCGGKPGLCDAMKPTNGTELLRYLQKVSFEGLSGDMFKFDKNGDGPARYNIIHFKQVEPGKYKWVRVGNYLEGTLDLDMPEIQFKLGHPLPPESVCSLPCEVGQAKKYVEGERCCWHCFNCTQYQIRHPIDENQCIPCRQGTVPDDMHSACRDIPEEFLRPESGWAIGAMSFSATGILITLCVCGVFLKHNDTPVVRASGRELSYVLLSGILLCYLVTFTLVLRPTDIVCGIQRFAAGFCFTVVYAALLTKTNRISRIFNASKHSAKRPSFISPRSQLIICSGLVFVQILVNGVWMIIDPAKAMHHYPTREDNLLVCNSYIDASYMIAFAYPIMLIVVCTVYAVLTRKIPEAFNESKHIGFTMYTTCVIWLAFVPLYFGTGNNVALRITSMSVTISLSASVTIACLFSPKLYIILIRPDRNVRQSMMPARYSTTKSSAVTATNASSMIAPVTLTAATCDQNKAVKKHIATTIDCSTQSEYYELKDQKNGRPSPPVVSRSTQTTTNNDKDSNAVISSKESKESTTTTKQLNNNARIGNGPVNQSEVSL